In Zunongwangia profunda SM-A87, the following proteins share a genomic window:
- a CDS encoding ArsR/SmtB family transcription factor: protein MKNNSCIRQQADIEQINRCKKTVSELNESFDYLANGLSLVGNNVRLKILYLLFEEKRLCVCDLSDILEMNISAISQHLRKMKDRNLLETERDAQTIFYSLTPEYSTLLNPFFEILDKNKVLETI from the coding sequence ATGAAAAATAATTCTTGCATAAGACAACAGGCAGATATTGAACAGATAAACCGTTGTAAAAAGACAGTTTCAGAATTAAATGAATCGTTTGACTATTTGGCAAATGGACTTTCTTTAGTCGGAAATAATGTTCGGCTAAAAATTCTTTACCTACTCTTTGAGGAGAAACGACTTTGCGTTTGCGACTTAAGTGATATTCTCGAAATGAATATTTCTGCTATCTCTCAACATTTGAGAAAAATGAAGGACAGAAATTTATTGGAAACCGAAAGAGATGCTCAAACGATTTTTTACTCACTAACCCCTGAATATTCAACATTATTAAATCCGTTTTTTGAAATACTCGATAAAAACAAAGTTTTAGAAACGATATGA
- the merTP gene encoding mercuric transport protein MerTP, producing the protein MAITKWNKKTSMGTAVFSAVSLKLCCWGPLLLTSVAGISGSSVYFSWLIALKPYLLVIAFLSLGLAFYQVYKKKKVDDCGNCDMAKPSFFKSKFYLWLVTVFVVVMTFVSYYPQIFHSTEKVGIVATNNTDIQTVKLNIEGMVCSGCEENINHSVNKIDGVTNVSTSFEEGTSIIEFDTTKTNVDEIKKVIQSKGYLITNSRD; encoded by the coding sequence ATGGCAATTACTAAATGGAACAAAAAAACATCTATGGGGACTGCTGTATTTTCAGCAGTTTCCCTTAAACTATGCTGCTGGGGTCCTTTGCTACTTACAAGTGTAGCTGGTATTAGTGGAAGTTCTGTCTATTTTTCTTGGCTTATTGCCTTGAAACCTTATCTGTTGGTTATAGCATTTTTGTCATTGGGACTGGCCTTTTATCAGGTTTATAAAAAAAAGAAGGTGGACGATTGTGGTAACTGTGATATGGCTAAGCCATCATTTTTTAAGTCGAAATTCTATTTGTGGTTGGTTACAGTGTTTGTTGTTGTAATGACATTTGTTTCTTATTATCCACAAATATTTCATTCAACGGAGAAAGTAGGAATTGTTGCAACAAACAATACCGATATTCAAACTGTAAAGTTGAATATTGAAGGGATGGTATGCTCGGGTTGTGAAGAAAACATCAACCATTCGGTAAACAAAATTGACGGGGTTACAAATGTATCTACGTCTTTTGAAGAAGGGACTTCAATTATAGAATTTGATACCACTAAAACGAATGTCGATGAGATAAAAAAGGTCATTCAATCAAAAGGGTATTTGATTACAAATAGTAGAGACTGA
- the merTP gene encoding mercuric transport protein MerTP translates to MKRENKLIGAGLLAAITASLCCITPVLALIAGTSGIASTFSWLEPFRPYLIGLTILVLGFAWYQKLKPQKEIDCECETDEKPKFIQSKKFLGIVTVFAIIMLAFPYYSSIFYPNIEKQIIVVDKSDIKTMEFKISGMTCASCEEHVNHEVNKLNGIVNSKASYENGNAIIEFDKTKTNEKEIENAINATGYKVTDRKN, encoded by the coding sequence ATGAAACGTGAGAACAAATTAATTGGTGCAGGTTTACTTGCTGCTATTACAGCTTCATTATGTTGTATTACACCCGTTTTGGCTTTAATCGCGGGAACAAGTGGAATTGCCTCAACATTTTCTTGGCTTGAGCCTTTTAGACCTTATCTAATCGGGCTAACAATTTTAGTGCTCGGCTTTGCTTGGTATCAAAAACTAAAACCTCAAAAAGAAATTGACTGCGAATGTGAAACAGACGAAAAACCAAAATTTATACAATCAAAAAAGTTTTTAGGAATTGTAACTGTATTTGCAATTATAATGCTGGCATTTCCATATTATTCATCCATTTTTTATCCAAACATAGAAAAGCAAATAATCGTAGTTGACAAATCGGATATTAAAACAATGGAATTTAAAATTAGCGGAATGACTTGTGCAAGTTGCGAAGAACACGTCAATCACGAAGTAAACAAACTCAACGGAATTGTAAACTCAAAGGCGTCTTACGAAAATGGAAATGCAATCATTGAGTTTGATAAAACCAAAACCAATGAAAAAGAAATTGAAAATGCAATTAACGCAACAGGCTATAAAGTAACTGACAGAAAAAACTAA
- a CDS encoding metal-sensing transcriptional repressor — MKGEQYKLPTDLILDIKSRLKTLSGQINGIVKMLDEGKDPEQINIQFRSIDKGIQKAHYLLLDEVYRKALAIGIVKAVDSCPGNCGNEDKIEYLKSEFPNLELSDLTNRLKEIQTIETRLKNYNEKKVKKSLVTPYLTFSSLFHY; from the coding sequence ATGAAAGGAGAACAGTACAAATTACCTACTGATTTAATCTTGGATATTAAATCCAGATTAAAAACTTTGAGTGGTCAAATAAACGGCATTGTTAAAATGCTTGATGAAGGAAAGGACCCCGAACAAATAAACATACAGTTCAGATCCATTGATAAGGGGATTCAAAAAGCACATTACTTACTGCTGGATGAAGTCTATCGAAAAGCACTTGCTATTGGAATTGTAAAGGCCGTGGACTCTTGCCCAGGAAATTGTGGCAATGAAGATAAAATTGAATATTTAAAAAGTGAATTCCCCAATTTGGAATTATCCGATTTGACCAATCGCTTAAAAGAAATCCAAACTATTGAAACCAGATTAAAAAACTACAACGAAAAAAAGGTTAAAAAAAGTTTGGTGACCCCCTACCTCACGTTCTCATCTTTGTTCCATTATTAA
- a CDS encoding M90 family metallopeptidase, whose amino-acid sequence MAYIFISVVIVLFAVHFYRKAKRHSVKPFPEHWHKLLTDNVLFYRNLSKDAQLIFQQKMMLFLSEVYIDAVQFELEELDKVLIAASAVIPVFGFKEWHYTNLSGILLYPDNFNEDMQFSSKDNSRNIGGIVGNGRFEKQMILSKKALYHGFKNTTDKSNTGIHEFVHLIDKLDDRTDGVSERLMEHQYAIPWLNLIHKEMEAINDNHSDIRKYGGTNQAEFFAVASEYFFERADLLKRKHPELYGMLVECFRQEPST is encoded by the coding sequence ATGGCTTATATTTTTATTTCGGTTGTGATTGTTCTTTTTGCTGTTCATTTTTATAGAAAAGCAAAACGTCATAGTGTAAAACCATTTCCAGAACATTGGCATAAATTATTGACGGATAATGTGCTGTTTTATAGAAATCTATCAAAAGACGCACAGCTAATTTTTCAGCAAAAAATGATGCTATTTTTAAGTGAGGTCTATATCGATGCTGTGCAGTTTGAACTGGAAGAGTTGGATAAGGTTTTAATTGCAGCAAGTGCCGTCATTCCAGTTTTTGGCTTCAAGGAATGGCACTACACAAATTTAAGTGGCATCCTTTTATATCCTGATAATTTTAATGAAGATATGCAATTTAGCAGTAAGGATAACTCACGGAATATTGGTGGAATAGTTGGAAATGGAAGGTTCGAGAAACAGATGATACTTTCCAAGAAAGCATTGTACCACGGCTTTAAAAATACAACCGATAAAAGCAATACTGGCATACACGAATTTGTGCACCTTATAGATAAGTTGGACGATAGAACAGACGGTGTGTCAGAGCGGCTAATGGAACATCAATATGCCATACCTTGGTTAAACTTAATCCATAAAGAAATGGAAGCGATTAACGATAACCATTCAGATATTCGTAAATATGGTGGAACAAATCAAGCTGAATTCTTTGCGGTTGCTTCAGAGTATTTTTTTGAACGAGCGGATTTACTAAAAAGAAAACATCCAGAACTTTATGGGATGTTGGTGGAATGTTTTAGGCAAGAACCGAGCACTTGA
- a CDS encoding heme-binding domain-containing protein: MKIVKIIAIVLLVAFLGIQFFPVERNQSDSVPKTDFMLVNDVPSDIQNKLQVSCYDCHSNNTQYPWYNKVQPVAWFLEGHIKEGKAELNFNEWDSLSSRRKASKLRSIIKQIESGEMPMASYTLIHKEATFSEEETQKVVKYMENLKDSL; this comes from the coding sequence ATGAAAATTGTAAAAATCATAGCAATAGTCTTATTAGTTGCGTTCCTCGGAATACAGTTTTTTCCCGTGGAGCGCAATCAAAGCGATAGTGTTCCTAAAACGGACTTTATGTTGGTAAATGATGTCCCAAGTGATATTCAGAACAAACTGCAAGTCTCTTGTTATGATTGCCACAGTAATAATACACAGTATCCTTGGTATAACAAGGTGCAACCTGTAGCTTGGTTTTTAGAAGGGCATATCAAAGAAGGAAAAGCAGAGTTGAACTTCAATGAATGGGATTCCCTTTCCAGTCGAAGAAAAGCTAGTAAGCTAAGGTCCATCATTAAACAGATTGAAAGCGGTGAAATGCCTATGGCTTCCTATACTTTAATTCACAAGGAGGCCACTTTTTCTGAAGAAGAAACCCAGAAGGTTGTGAAGTATATGGAAAATTTAAAAGACAGTTTATAA
- a CDS encoding helix-turn-helix domain-containing protein has translation MREIIYIKNMVCPRCISAVSNILKQLEISYASIKLGEVKLVSTLNANTKKELSEALQNSGFSLIDDRKSQLIEQMKTLVVEKIHHSNDETDLKWADIISGELNLDYKYLSSLFSSVESITFEQYIINQKIERIKELIVYDELTLSEIAFQLHYSSVAYLSNQFKKITGMTPTQFKKSVDKNRKSLDEI, from the coding sequence ATGAGAGAGATTATCTATATTAAAAATATGGTCTGCCCAAGATGTATCTCGGCAGTATCCAATATTTTAAAACAACTTGAAATATCCTATGCTTCTATTAAATTGGGAGAAGTTAAATTAGTGTCAACATTAAATGCAAACACCAAAAAAGAGCTTTCCGAAGCCCTTCAAAATTCAGGTTTCAGTTTGATTGACGACCGTAAAAGTCAACTTATTGAGCAAATGAAAACTTTGGTTGTTGAGAAAATACATCATTCCAACGACGAAACCGATTTAAAATGGGCAGATATTATAAGTGGTGAACTTAATTTGGATTACAAATATTTAAGTTCCCTATTCTCGTCAGTAGAAAGCATCACGTTTGAGCAATATATCATCAACCAAAAAATTGAACGTATAAAAGAACTCATAGTTTACGATGAACTAACCTTAAGTGAAATAGCTTTTCAACTACATTATAGTAGCGTTGCATATTTAAGCAATCAGTTCAAGAAAATTACTGGGATGACACCTACGCAGTTCAAGAAATCTGTAGACAAAAACCGAAAATCCTTGGATGAGATTTAG
- a CDS encoding efflux RND transporter periplasmic adaptor subunit, with protein sequence MKKNIIYIGIALIVGLLGGFLLFGGDSTDKATNSAKDNHEHSEEIATNQMWTCSMHPQIMQPEPGDCPICGMDLIPAEAGADGLMADQFKMTDNAMALANIQTSIVGQGEIGNNILKLSGKIKANEESNAVQVTYFGGRIEQLYVNSTGERVGAGQRLATIYSPDLVAAQQELLTASSLKESQPELYKAVRNKLKLWKLSEKQINAIESAGKVQEYFPVFATVSGTVTMKMVEEGDYVKQGQPLYKIANLNTVWAEFDAYENQIASLKVGQTIKVTTNAYRNEVFDAKVSFIDPLLNSATRTIVVRAVLNNKNDLFKPGMFVEGKIEGTQENTTNKITVPATAVMWTGERSVVYVKTNPNEAVFEMREVLLGNANGDTYTILEGLENGDEVVTNGTFTVDAAAQLQGKKSMMNTAGGKTMTGHEGHLGMQGNNTGDNVVNTDHSEMKERIAVSKKFQNQLKQVFDDYILVKDALVNDDAKSAQQAGKQIIQSLKNVDMKLLSDEKAHNHWMTIQKELKSSANAIENSSDIAAQRGHFKHLSAHMISGVQLFGVNQNVYIQFCPMANNNKGAYWISLEEEVRNPYYGEAMLTCGEVKATLK encoded by the coding sequence ATGAAAAAAAACATCATTTATATAGGTATTGCCTTGATTGTTGGCCTTCTAGGTGGCTTTCTACTGTTCGGTGGAGATTCTACTGATAAGGCAACAAATAGTGCTAAAGACAATCACGAACATTCAGAAGAAATTGCTACTAATCAAATGTGGACCTGCTCTATGCACCCACAGATTATGCAACCGGAACCTGGAGATTGTCCTATTTGCGGAATGGATTTAATACCTGCTGAAGCAGGAGCAGATGGTCTTATGGCAGACCAGTTTAAAATGACAGATAATGCAATGGCATTGGCCAATATTCAAACATCCATTGTTGGTCAGGGAGAGATTGGAAATAATATCCTAAAATTATCTGGAAAGATAAAAGCCAATGAAGAATCTAATGCTGTACAGGTAACCTATTTTGGAGGTAGAATAGAACAATTATATGTTAATTCTACTGGAGAACGTGTAGGCGCAGGCCAGCGCTTGGCTACGATATATTCGCCAGACTTGGTTGCAGCACAGCAAGAATTGCTTACCGCATCATCCTTAAAAGAGTCGCAACCCGAATTGTACAAGGCTGTAAGGAATAAACTGAAATTATGGAAGCTTTCCGAAAAGCAAATTAACGCTATTGAGTCAGCTGGAAAAGTGCAAGAATACTTTCCAGTTTTTGCAACTGTATCAGGAACGGTAACAATGAAAATGGTTGAAGAAGGGGACTATGTAAAACAAGGGCAACCCTTATATAAAATAGCCAACCTCAATACGGTATGGGCAGAGTTTGATGCCTATGAAAACCAAATTGCTTCCTTGAAAGTAGGACAGACCATTAAAGTAACTACCAACGCATATCGTAACGAAGTATTTGATGCAAAAGTCTCTTTTATAGACCCACTATTAAATTCAGCAACGCGAACTATCGTGGTACGAGCGGTACTAAATAATAAAAACGACCTATTTAAACCAGGAATGTTTGTTGAAGGTAAAATTGAAGGTACTCAAGAAAACACCACAAATAAAATAACAGTTCCTGCTACAGCTGTGATGTGGACTGGTGAACGTTCTGTGGTTTATGTCAAAACAAATCCTAACGAGGCTGTTTTTGAAATGAGAGAAGTCTTACTTGGTAATGCCAATGGAGACACCTATACCATACTTGAAGGCCTTGAAAATGGAGATGAAGTGGTTACCAATGGCACATTTACCGTAGATGCTGCTGCACAGTTACAGGGCAAGAAAAGTATGATGAACACGGCAGGAGGTAAGACAATGACTGGCCACGAAGGGCATTTGGGTATGCAAGGAAACAATACTGGGGATAATGTGGTGAATACAGACCATTCTGAAATGAAAGAAAGGATAGCTGTTTCAAAGAAATTTCAAAATCAATTGAAGCAGGTTTTTGATGATTATATCCTTGTAAAAGATGCTTTGGTTAATGACGATGCTAAAAGTGCACAACAAGCAGGAAAGCAAATAATCCAATCCTTAAAAAATGTTGATATGAAGTTGCTGTCCGATGAAAAAGCACACAACCATTGGATGACCATTCAAAAGGAACTAAAATCATCTGCAAATGCTATTGAGAACAGTTCAGACATAGCAGCACAAAGAGGGCATTTCAAGCATCTTTCGGCACATATGATAAGTGGTGTACAGCTTTTTGGGGTCAACCAAAATGTATATATCCAGTTTTGCCCAATGGCCAATAACAATAAAGGTGCCTATTGGATAAGTTTGGAAGAAGAAGTGCGAAATCCATATTATGGAGAGGCTATGTTAACCTGTGGAGAGGTAAAAGCAACTTTAAAATAA
- a CDS encoding heavy-metal-associated domain-containing protein, whose product MKTLKFKTNINCGGCVSKVTPFLNKQEGVESWEVDTSNPDKILTIESDGVTEEDVKATLQKVGFKAEPVD is encoded by the coding sequence ATGAAAACTTTAAAATTTAAAACAAATATCAATTGTGGTGGGTGCGTATCAAAAGTCACCCCTTTTTTAAACAAACAAGAAGGTGTAGAAAGTTGGGAAGTAGATACCTCTAATCCTGATAAAATCCTAACCATTGAAAGCGATGGTGTAACCGAAGAAGATGTAAAGGCGACTTTGCAAAAAGTGGGATTTAAGGCCGAACCTGTAGATTAA
- a CDS encoding GDCCVxC domain-containing (seleno)protein, whose translation MEIQLKSEITCPNCGHKKVEEMPTESCQFFYECDNCKQILKPKEGDCCVFCSYGTVACPPIQENKRCNNSSCC comes from the coding sequence ATGGAAATCCAATTAAAATCAGAAATTACCTGTCCAAATTGTGGACACAAAAAAGTAGAAGAAATGCCAACAGAATCCTGTCAATTCTTTTATGAATGTGATAATTGCAAACAAATACTTAAACCAAAAGAAGGAGATTGCTGCGTATTCTGTTCTTACGGTACTGTGGCCTGCCCACCAATTCAAGAAAATAAAAGATGTAATAATTCAAGTTGTTGCTAA
- a CDS encoding DUF305 domain-containing protein — protein MENSNQNSKKNNYTKFVGMLVASFIAMYVTMYLNSYEIDHVYFSLTRFYMSCLGIAAMAIIMFVTMRNMYQNKKKNIAIVLGSIVLFGGALGLVRAQAPIIGDVLYMKAMIPHHSIAILTSKRADIQDPEVKKLADDIIKAQEKEIAEMKAMIKRLENNK, from the coding sequence ATGGAAAATTCAAATCAAAATTCAAAGAAAAACAACTACACAAAATTTGTAGGTATGCTCGTGGCATCCTTCATAGCAATGTACGTTACAATGTACTTAAACTCTTATGAAATTGACCACGTCTATTTTAGTCTTACCCGATTTTATATGAGCTGTTTGGGTATTGCCGCTATGGCCATTATTATGTTTGTAACAATGCGTAATATGTACCAAAACAAAAAGAAAAATATAGCAATTGTTCTTGGAAGTATTGTTCTATTTGGTGGCGCGTTAGGCCTTGTGAGGGCACAGGCCCCAATTATTGGCGATGTGCTCTATATGAAAGCTATGATTCCGCATCACTCTATCGCCATTTTAACCAGTAAGCGAGCGGATATACAAGACCCGGAAGTGAAGAAATTAGCAGATGATATAATTAAAGCACAAGAAAAGGAAATTGCAGAAATGAAAGCAATGATTAAACGATTAGAAAATAACAAATAA
- a CDS encoding heavy metal translocating P-type ATPase, producing the protein METINIFETKEKNTKKGIKESFPVTGMTCASCAASVESVLKHTEGVFDASVNFANSSVLVEYDKELSPNQLQNALREVGYDIIIDAEDPSEVQQELQQKHYQDIKNRTIWSAILTLPIFVLGMFFMQWEPGKWISLVLTFPILFWFGRSFFINAFKQAKHGKSNMDTLVALSTGIAFLFSVFNTFFPEFWLNRGIEPHVYYEAATVIITFISLGKLLEEKAKSNTSSAIKKLMGLQPKTLKIIENGEEKEIPISSVQVGQTILVRPGEKIPVDGEVSKGSSYVDESMITGEPVPVQKSQGEKVFAGTVNQKGSFQFTAEKVGGETLLSQIIKMVQQAQGSKAPVQKLVDKIAGIFVPVVLGISIVTFIVWMSLGGDNAFSQALLTSVAVLVIACPCALGLATPTAIMVGIGKGAENNILIKDAESLELGHKVNAVILDKTGTITEGKPLVTDIFWKDKLEDINEYKKVLLAIEAQSEHPLAEAVVNHLKDENIEKAEIASFESITGKGVKAQTENGSPYYVGNHKLMLEKNIQIDASLMQTAESLEEQAKTVIFFGNEKQVLAILAIADKIKETSKMAIATLQERGIEVYMLTGDNNKTASAVAKQVGITNYQGEVMPSDKAAFVEKLQADGKIVAMVGDGINDSHALAQANVSIAMGKGSDIAMDVAKMTLITSDLQSIPKALELSKRTVLGIRQNLFWAFIYNIIGIPIAAGVLYPVNGFLLDPMIAGAAMAFSSVSVVANSLRLKRVKL; encoded by the coding sequence ATGGAGACAATCAACATATTTGAAACCAAAGAAAAGAATACTAAAAAAGGAATAAAGGAATCATTCCCTGTTACGGGAATGACTTGTGCCTCTTGTGCAGCAAGTGTTGAATCTGTATTAAAACACACGGAAGGTGTGTTTGATGCAAGTGTTAATTTTGCCAATAGTTCCGTTCTTGTGGAATATGACAAGGAGTTGAGTCCAAATCAACTTCAAAACGCGCTTCGTGAGGTCGGTTACGATATTATAATTGATGCCGAAGACCCTTCGGAAGTACAGCAAGAACTTCAGCAAAAGCATTATCAGGACATAAAAAACCGTACTATCTGGTCGGCCATACTTACCCTTCCCATTTTTGTATTAGGAATGTTTTTTATGCAATGGGAACCAGGTAAGTGGATTTCTTTGGTGTTGACTTTTCCAATTCTTTTTTGGTTCGGTCGTAGCTTTTTCATCAATGCTTTCAAGCAAGCCAAACACGGTAAATCAAATATGGATACGCTTGTAGCCTTGAGTACAGGAATCGCTTTTCTGTTTAGTGTGTTCAACACTTTTTTTCCTGAATTTTGGTTGAATCGTGGTATCGAGCCTCACGTTTATTATGAGGCGGCAACGGTAATTATAACCTTTATTTCCTTGGGGAAACTATTGGAGGAAAAGGCAAAGTCAAATACATCTTCAGCCATTAAAAAATTAATGGGACTACAGCCTAAAACGTTGAAAATTATTGAGAATGGTGAAGAAAAGGAAATTCCTATTTCGTCTGTTCAAGTAGGTCAGACCATTTTGGTGCGTCCCGGAGAAAAGATTCCCGTGGATGGCGAAGTTTCCAAGGGAAGCTCATATGTAGATGAAAGTATGATTACTGGTGAACCCGTTCCAGTTCAGAAATCCCAAGGGGAAAAGGTATTCGCTGGTACCGTTAATCAAAAAGGAAGTTTTCAATTTACCGCTGAAAAAGTAGGTGGAGAAACCCTGCTTTCCCAAATCATTAAAATGGTTCAGCAAGCGCAAGGGAGTAAGGCACCCGTTCAAAAACTGGTCGATAAGATTGCCGGTATTTTCGTTCCTGTGGTATTGGGTATTTCCATTGTAACCTTCATTGTCTGGATGTCTTTAGGAGGCGATAATGCCTTTTCACAAGCCTTATTGACCTCTGTAGCCGTATTGGTAATCGCCTGTCCTTGTGCTTTGGGATTGGCAACACCTACCGCCATTATGGTGGGAATTGGTAAAGGCGCAGAAAATAATATCCTTATAAAGGATGCCGAAAGTTTAGAACTCGGTCATAAAGTGAATGCTGTCATTCTTGATAAAACAGGTACAATTACAGAAGGAAAACCTTTAGTAACTGATATATTTTGGAAGGATAAACTCGAAGATATCAACGAATACAAAAAAGTTCTTCTAGCTATTGAAGCACAATCAGAACACCCTTTGGCGGAAGCTGTAGTCAATCACTTAAAAGATGAAAATATTGAAAAAGCTGAAATTGCTTCTTTTGAAAGTATTACAGGAAAAGGTGTGAAAGCTCAAACAGAAAATGGTTCACCATACTATGTTGGAAACCATAAACTAATGCTTGAGAAAAATATTCAAATCGATGCTTCCTTGATGCAAACAGCAGAAAGTCTCGAAGAGCAAGCGAAAACCGTCATTTTCTTTGGCAATGAAAAACAAGTGCTGGCGATACTCGCCATTGCAGACAAGATTAAGGAAACTTCAAAAATGGCCATAGCAACACTTCAAGAACGAGGCATTGAGGTCTATATGCTTACTGGAGATAACAATAAAACCGCATCTGCTGTCGCAAAACAAGTAGGAATAACAAATTACCAAGGAGAAGTGATGCCTTCGGACAAAGCGGCTTTTGTCGAAAAATTACAGGCGGACGGAAAGATAGTAGCAATGGTGGGCGATGGTATCAACGATTCGCACGCCCTGGCGCAAGCCAATGTGAGTATTGCTATGGGCAAAGGTTCGGATATCGCAATGGATGTAGCAAAAATGACCTTGATAACATCAGATTTACAATCTATCCCAAAAGCATTGGAACTATCAAAAAGAACCGTGTTGGGCATACGTCAGAACTTATTCTGGGCATTTATTTACAACATCATCGGTATTCCAATTGCAGCGGGAGTTCTTTATCCTGTAAATGGGTTTTTGTTGGATCCGATGATTGCAGGTGCAGCAATGGCATTCAGTAGTGTATCCGTAGTTGCAAATAGCTTAAGACTTAAACGAGTAAAACTTTAA
- a CDS encoding PepSY domain-containing protein, producing MVNRKTAKWIRKAHRYLGIFLGIQFLMWTISGMYFSWTDIDEIHGDQFKKEKPRQTAFSNLLGTEQLASEEPIQTLKLLEIANEPYYWINEANLFSAKTGNEKNGITKAEAKQVANRYMLPDLEIRGIKRIEKVDAHHEYRGRPLPAYEISYKTPQNLKAYVAIENGAFQTVRHRNWRWFDFLWMNHTMDYQGRDNFNTIILRAFSLLGLITVLSGFLLWYISSPTIRKLVKKKRK from the coding sequence ATGGTCAACAGAAAGACAGCAAAATGGATTCGAAAAGCGCACCGATACTTGGGTATATTCCTCGGCATTCAGTTCTTGATGTGGACTATCAGCGGAATGTATTTTAGCTGGACGGACATTGATGAAATACACGGCGACCAGTTCAAAAAAGAAAAGCCACGGCAAACTGCTTTTTCCAACCTATTGGGGACTGAGCAATTAGCGAGTGAAGAACCAATCCAAACACTAAAATTATTGGAAATAGCCAATGAGCCGTACTATTGGATTAACGAAGCTAACTTATTTAGTGCTAAAACGGGAAATGAAAAAAATGGTATTACTAAAGCTGAAGCAAAACAGGTAGCCAATAGATATATGCTGCCCGATTTGGAAATAAGGGGTATAAAACGAATTGAGAAAGTAGATGCACATCACGAATACCGTGGTCGTCCATTACCAGCCTATGAGATTTCATATAAAACCCCACAAAACTTGAAGGCTTATGTCGCCATAGAAAATGGTGCATTTCAGACCGTTCGTCATAGAAACTGGCGCTGGTTCGATTTTTTGTGGATGAACCACACTATGGACTATCAAGGCAGGGACAACTTTAATACCATAATCCTGCGGGCGTTTTCATTGTTAGGGTTAATTACAGTATTAAGTGGGTTCTTACTTTGGTACATATCGTCGCCCACAATTAGAAAATTGGTTAAAAAGAAACGAAAATAA
- a CDS encoding thioredoxin family protein, producing the protein MKRQIEIFTAGCPVCEPVVQLVKETAGKDCEITLHNLSEQCESKICVSKMKEYGVTRVPAIAVDGKLLNCCTNIEITKEDLVNAGIGSC; encoded by the coding sequence ATGAAACGACAAATCGAGATTTTTACAGCAGGTTGCCCGGTATGCGAGCCTGTGGTGCAATTAGTAAAAGAGACAGCAGGAAAGGACTGCGAAATCACACTTCATAATCTGTCCGAGCAATGCGAAAGTAAAATCTGTGTTTCAAAAATGAAGGAATATGGGGTTACAAGAGTTCCCGCCATTGCTGTGGACGGAAAACTACTGAATTGCTGCACCAACATCGAAATCACAAAAGAGGATTTGGTAAACGCGGGAATAGGAAGTTGTTAG
- a CDS encoding DUF3347 domain-containing protein, translated as MKNLKISVIVMLLLTVSFTNAQEKEKMNHDHNHNKMMDMKGDTKAEAILSDYFSLKDALVADDSEKAVEASTKLVASLKAFDESNYTAKEQKELADIIQDAIEHAEHISKSEIAHQREHFKVLSKDIADMVAITGTKNKLYQQFCPMYDKGSAWLSTSKEVKNPYYGSRMLKCGKVQKTIQ; from the coding sequence ATGAAAAATTTAAAAATCAGTGTAATAGTAATGTTACTGTTAACAGTTTCTTTTACCAATGCACAGGAAAAGGAAAAAATGAATCACGACCATAATCACAATAAAATGATGGATATGAAAGGTGATACAAAAGCAGAGGCAATTTTAAGTGATTATTTCAGCTTAAAAGATGCTTTGGTGGCAGATGATTCAGAAAAAGCAGTTGAGGCAAGCACTAAATTGGTGGCTTCACTGAAAGCGTTCGACGAGTCTAACTATACAGCTAAAGAGCAAAAAGAATTGGCTGACATTATTCAAGATGCCATTGAGCACGCAGAACATATTTCAAAAAGTGAAATAGCTCATCAAAGAGAGCATTTTAAAGTGTTGAGTAAGGATATTGCCGATATGGTAGCTATTACGGGTACAAAGAATAAGCTGTACCAACAGTTTTGCCCAATGTATGATAAGGGTAGTGCGTGGTTGAGTACAAGTAAAGAAGTGAAAAATCCATATTACGGCAGTAGAATGCTTAAATGCGGAAAAGTTCAAAAGACTATTCAATAG